Proteins from a genomic interval of Oncorhynchus nerka isolate Pitt River linkage group LG13, Oner_Uvic_2.0, whole genome shotgun sequence:
- the LOC115139386 gene encoding protein stum homolog, protein MLKMDQKDTDMNEKGVTSSTSGVVVQVREKKGPLRAAIPYMPFPVAVICLFLNTFVPGLGTFVSAFTVLCGARTDLPDRHMCCVFWLNIAAAFIQILTAIVMVGWIMSIFWGMDMVILASYRDQGVPQQV, encoded by the exons ATGCTCAAAATGGACCAGAAAGACACCGATATGAATGAAAAGGGAGTTACTTCTTCGACCAGTGGAGTTGTGGTCCAAGTAAGAGAGAAGAAAGGACCTTTGCGTGCAGCTATTCCATACATGCCATTCCCAGTAGCAGTAATATGCCTATTTCTCAACACTTTTGTTCCTGGTTTAG GTACATTCGTGTCGGCCTTCACGGTGCTGTGCGGAGCGCGGACGGACCTGCCCGACCGCCACATGTGCTGTGTGTTCTGGCTGAACATCGCAGCAGCCTTCATCCAGATCCTCACGGCCATCGTCATGGTGGGCTGGATCATGAGTATATTCTGGGGCATGGACATGGTCATCCTGGCAA